Below is a genomic region from Alosa sapidissima isolate fAloSap1 chromosome 19, fAloSap1.pri, whole genome shotgun sequence.
tgtttgttttccccccgacaggggcgggaacgtttgtcacAGCAGCATTGAACAGCAGCATGCTGTTCATTGAACAGCCCAAACAACAAGCAACTTTTGGCTGTAGCGTGGTGCTCCAGGCTTGCGATAATATAATATCAAACAGCTCAAACCAGGTCAGAACCGCATCGGCTCAGATTATGTGGCAACCGGTCGCCACCTGGTGGTAAAACTACACACATTATCTTTTTTGTTCGTCTCTATCCCAGAGTACCTTGCGCTAGAacgctgctactgctgctagtCAGCTCACATTCGTCCATCTTATTCTGTGCCTCATACATGCGCATACTGCTAATTGACCGGCGTATAATATTCTAACGTTTCTTTGGGGATTTCTTATTAGTATTTCATCTTATTAGTTATTAATAGGTATATGTTACTACGTTATCAAGGGATTCTGGGTGAAATAATCCTGAAATAAAGGAAAACGAGGGTAAGCTTAATTGTTTCTTGCtattagctaacattagctccCTGCTAGCTAGCCTTGCTAATATGGATAGTTGTTGCCAATTTGGTAGCCGaagagttaacgttagctagtatTATGTTAATGTTAACTGAACCATAACGTTAGACTAATGGCGGTGCACTTGGcgacagtggcacacacacaattatggcCAAAAAATGGGCAGTTCATGTAGTGGTGCTACCATACTTTGGATAGCAAAGTTGTTGAGTATTGTTTATTTGACAGCTAACATAACTTACTACTGTGTAATGATAGCTTGGTTAAAATCCTTTGAGCGAAATTAAGCTAAACAGTTATTGTTAAGTAATGCTGGTTTGAGTTGACGGATAACATTGTGTTTAACTCAGTCAACGCTGTTAAGCTTTGCAGCATCAATACCCAGTTGGCCTGGTAAAAATTGTAGTAGCTGCTATTCGATTCCCaggttaacgttaacattacaGTTGGGAAACGCCAATGAACCGCATTTTCATTATTAGGGAGGTTGTTCGTTTGACTGACATCATCATTCAAAAAGCTGTGGTAGCATTTTATATATAATCAGTAACTTAACGTTAATTGATGCAAGATACTTTTGTAGGTCAATTCCATTGTCATCTTGTTAACTAGCCAAATACACAACGTTTGTCAATACACCAATAGCTAATAGCTTGGTTGGTAACGTAGCGGACTACTTTAACAGGCCGATTTGCAGTGCCATTTTGTCCTAACGGAAATGTTTAACGTTACATTAGGTACCTTTCCACCAATATGTCGTACCCCCCTCACCTAAATCGGATTCCCCAGCTGCCTCCTGGTATCCCCCCTCCACAATTTGGAGGGTATCCTCCCACAGTGCCTCCAGGTAAGTAAAGGAACAACTTTTGATAATCTGAGGTATTTGTTAAGAAAACATTTGGGGTAACAGTTCTGATTAATTTAAAATGCTTTGTTAAATAAATGACTATGAGTACAATGAGGGTTTGAATTCTATAGTAAATcattgttgtgtgtcatttgttGCCCTTAACGGAAgtcactttgaccttttgttgTTCCATGTTGAAGGAGCTCCAATGATTCCAGTTCACATGGGCATAATGACGCCTGCACCAACGGTAAGCCACAGTGCAATGTTGCTGTCTGCTATAAACTTGGCTTACTAAGTGATGCAGTTGTGCACACTTGAGGGATGTAAATCTAGTAGACACAGAGagcttatacaaaatgtatgaatttttgttttttggatGGGTGGCTGTAGGTACTGGTCCCCTCCACAGTATCTGTGACACAGAAGCCAACAGTGGTAAGGAAGGAGGCAATCACAACACAAGCCAAGGGGACAGAGGAGAGTAGTAACAACACCAACACTACTGCCACCACTGGTGGCCCAACCACCACAGTGTTTGTGGGAAACATTTCAGAAAAAGCTTCAGACATGCTTGTCCGACAGCTTCTATCGGTGAGTGAAGATTGCTGCAAGGGCTTTGCATATTCATTAATCGCTTTATGTCACATCAACTATGCTTGGTGAACTTATTGACCGGACTTTTATATGTTTTGTCATCACAGAAGTGTGGCCTGGTTCTCAGCTGGAAAAGAGTCCAGGGAGCCTCTGGAAAACTTCAAGGTAAAAACAAAACAGGTAAAACCATTTCTGATATACTTACCACCCCTCCCCATCATTACAATTCACCATCCTCCAAATGGCCCCACCCCACTGGTGTCCCTACAACCAAGCAGAGCTACTGTGATCCAAGaagatgcatgctgggaaggccTATGTGAAAGGTGGGAGGCTGTACTGTAGGACTTGTGGAGCATGCTGCTTGCACAGGGTTTGGcctgagagggagagcgagagaaagaacccagatgttttttttgtctttgaatGCCTTCTCAAACCACACTTATCCTCGTTCCTGCTCTTAGTCCAAAGCCCGCTCACTTTCCCTCACATTTTGTTCCCCCACCATCGCGTGTCCATCACACTAGTTAGTAAGCACAAACGGCATCTGTACCGGGCACATGACTGACTCTCTTACCTGTTCTCCCTTCTCATCTCCCCTCAAGCGTTTGGGTTCTGTGAGTACAAGGAACCTGAGTCCACCCTCCGGGCCCTGCGGCTGCTCCACGAGCTGCAGATCGGGGACAAGAAGCTGCTGGTGAAGGTCGACGCCAAGACCAAGGCCCAGCTGGACGAGTGGAAGGCCAAGAAAAGAAATGCCAATGGGGTGTGTAATCTGTCTATTGTATTTTttcctgtgattttttttttcttttctacaATGCCATTTTAATTCAGATGGTTCCCAATTTAGTAACACTAATCCAAACTCATATCATCTCAGTATGTGTACTCCCTGATAGTTGATTCCAATGATGTAAGCTGCTTGCTTCACTAGTTTAGCAAGAGGAACAACGGCAAAACTACAGCTTGATGTTTTAGGTACTTTTTGGAACCAGTTGCGCTTAGAAACGAGTTAATAATTTTTGTCCCCCTAGGCTTATTTACCCATGGGTTCTTTTTGTCCAGATCTCGGGCTTTAACCTTGTCTTTCCACATATTTCCATGATCTCTTGACAGGCAGCAAAGCCTGAGGATAGTACAAAGGACGAGGACGATGAAGAGGAGAGTTTGGATGAAGAGACAAAGCGTCGGGACCAGACCGTGAAAGGGGCAATCGAAGGCCTAATTCGTGAGTACTCCAGTGAGCTCAATGCCCCCTCTCAGGACTCGGACTCACACCCCCGCAAGAAGcggaaagagaagaaagaggaggtaACATTATCACTCTGTACCACCACATGCCATTCATTTAGTTAAGACTATCTTGCACTGGCTATGATGTAACAGAACACAGGGACTGTTTTTATGTACGAACTTTTATGTATTCACTTAATTGAAATGGTAGTATGCTAACATTGTAATATTCCTTATTGAATGCAGTGTATTGGTAATTGTTATATGTTGATGTGATTGAATGGATCCTGTGACGACGGCAGGGTTTGTTTCTAATCTCTATTCTTTTAAAGTCTTAAACTCTTCACTCTGAAGTATGTTAGCCCTTCTCAGTCTGTTTACTTTGTTTCTGTCCTAGGAGGATATCAATGCCATCGAGATGGAGGAGGACAAAAGAGACTTAATATCCAGAGAGATCAGCAAGTTCAGAGACACTCACAAGGTAACAGTTATGTCtttgtatttttatatttggcctTGGGCTGTTTGAACATTGATTGCCCAATTGTTTGTTGCCTTGATTAGTATAATCACAATCTTAATCACAACAGTGCAGAAATAGTCAACTGTTTGAAGTAGTGTAGCGACAATTTTGGATTTGAAATACAAGAGATGAAGTAGATTAATCGCTCTTCATTACCTTTACACAACATTCTATTGGGTTATATGCATCCATACTTTTGAAAGTTCTGAAGTAGATTGAGATTACCATCTCGTAAATCTCACGTCATGTCCGTATGGGGGTTAAGAGAAAAATGTAGAGTAGGACCAATTCAAAACACAAAAGTGCATGGATATTATGTAAACTTCCCTTAAAGCTAATCTATTCATTAAACCCCACCATTATGATAGAGATCATATGGTGACTAAAGCAAGATGAATCTCAGAGCTTTGGAAAAAGTTGCGTGGATAGGATGTAAGTATGagcttctttttcttctttacaCGTCTTGGGCGCCCCCTTCTGGAGGATCTGCTAATGGGGCAACTGGCTCACGGGCCTCCTTTATGAACAGCAGCTGCCTCAAAGCCCCGGGAAGGCAGTGGTACTTCTGATTCGGATTTTTCCCTCCCGCTAGTGTTGTGTTGATTACACAGTATTCATGGTCGTGTAGGGGCTGTATTGGTCATCGGCCAAGAGCTTAGTGAACCATTGCGGGTCCTTCCTCATGAAGTGTTTTTTTCCATAATTTCCCCCCTTTTTGAGTAATTGCTAACTATTTCGTGGGGATAGCTAAATAACCACTGCGGCCATTTTGCCTGCAGTCTGTGCTAGAGTAGGGGGCGCCCCCCCACAGCACGCTGGTGTTCTGAAGACTTGACCGGTAAGACCACTGTATGTCTCCTGTGTCATTTATCTTTACTTtccactctcccctctctgtcttaTTTATTTACGTTTGTTCTATTttgtccttttttctttttgagctTTTCAGTGTCCACATGCTTCTTAGAACAATGATTCATCAGTGCAGTGTAGATGGCTCAGACTTGTTTTATCCTGATGGCTCGTCCCATTCTGTGTTAGTTTATGTGAAGACCTGGCATCTGTGGCCCTCTGTGATGGAGGGGTTTATACATTACCCAGTGGCAGTGCTAAAAATGAGCAGTCTATTCCCATTTGCTCAAGGAAGTTGAAGAATATGGTCCATTAATCAGAGAGTTGCTGCATTTGCAGTCTGATCAGTCATCATACGACATCTCATTAGTCTTCTATGACAGCCAGATATTGCTAGTCCATTGTCATAGTGTACAGTTTGAAAGATAAatgttactgttaaaatgcttaCGATCTTAAGTTCAAGAGACTAAACATGCAAGACTTAATGGTCATACCATATTAAGAATACAGATGATGCagcatttgtaaaaaaaaaaatggggccTTTAATCAGTGCAACAGGAAATATGAACATTATTATAACAACATTACTGGCATTCAGTGTTTTAGTTCTCCCCTGAAGTCTCACTAAGGAGGTAAGTCCAAACATTACGATACGGAGGGATTGCAGTATTAGAGTAAGAGTGGCCTCTGGCATTTTAGGGATATTCTGTCCCtgtgtttgtctttctgtcCTTTTTTTTTGGCGCTTTTCCCCGCTTCCTTCTTCTCACCTCCCTGACATAAGACCCCTCAACTCTCTCCTCTGGTCGTTTTGGACCTTTATTTATGGAACATGGGAGTAGAGAGTCAaccttgtgtatgtatgaggtCTTTTCTAAAAGTTCCCGTGAGTTGGGGGCTCTTTGGCTTGGCTGgtgagtttctctctctgtgtttgatgTTGGTCCTGGATTCTGGCGAACCACCTGAAGACTCTGTCTGGGTAAGACTGCTTCTTATATGATTTCAAATGTGTATTTCCATCTTtaagaacaaaacaaagcaaaacataaCCAGGACATGAAGTGCTCCTACACACTGACTGTTAAAATGTGTGCCCAgtgttctcctcctcccttaaTCTAGGTCATTTCTATGTGTGCACTTTTTCCATAGACTTGGATGGTTAGTGGTAGGGTTCACTTTTGTGTACCCAGCCGTGCGTGTGACGAATGGTTTGTGAATGGTTTGACCTGCTCTTCCTTCTAGGCCTAGCATATAGGCCAGTAAAATGCAGTGAAGCGCTGAATCCGTAGTTCGCCGTCTGTAAGTCCCAAACCACTAGTTTCATGCAGAAGCAGCTGTTTTCTTGCTCCAGTGACTGAAGCGCTTCTCTTTGCTTTCCTCTACTTCTAGGTACTTAAAGATTGTTAACATTTTGTCCATTTGTCCAGTTCTATTTAGGAAATGTGTTTACTTGTTTGTATCTGTCATCCAACCAGTTTATAtatgtgggtgttttggtgtggACGCAAAGTGGTTTCCAGTATCTGTGTGTCTATTGCTGTTGTGTATGGTAGGCTGGATTCTGTAGATGCCAGAGATATAGTCatggaaaaacaaacaactgcTACCCAGTTAAATAAAACTATCAAGGAAAGGCCATACAGACAAGGGCATTCGATGGCATACCATTATAGGAGTGACCCACAGAGGCTCAGTAGTAGCATTCTGGTGTTAATTCCAATTTGCATGCATACCATTGTGTAACCAGGTATTTGCTTGATGGGTAGCAGATAGCAGCCTAATTCTTTGAGAGTtgctcacacatacatgtgaCTGGTGGCAGCTTCCTCCCTTTGTTTTCATGTACCTCTAGTGGTTTGCACCACCTTATGAAGCTGAGCAGATGGCCTCCCAGGGAGCATCTGTCATCATTcaatagagagtgtgtgtgtgtgtgtgtgtgtgtgtttgtgtgtgtgtttgcctgcctgTGAACGTGTTGGCTGTAAATAAGTAATTGAGACTGTAAACCACTTTCAATaaaatgtttcattttcttaaaaaaaaaaaaaaaaaaaaacagtgacacATTATTGTATCCTCTTGTTGGGTTCTCTGAGCTCCCAGAGCTGGTCAGCTGTCTTGTGGCGCGTCAGGCTAAACTGCTGTGCGTGTTCCCCTGTACTCTTTGCTGGGTCCCTGACAGaaactggaggaggagaaggagaaggagcggCTGGAGCTGGAGCGCGAGCGGCGGGAGCGGGACAAGGAGCGCGAGCGGGAGCGCGAGCGGAGGGACCGCGAGCGTGAGAAGGAGCGTGAGCGCGAGCGACTCAAGGAGCGGGAGAAGGAGCGCGAGAGGGAGCGCGAGCGAGACCGAGACCGCGAcagggagtgggagaggaacAAGGAGAGGGAGCGCGAGCGCGAGAGGGAGCGCGAGGAGAGGAGCCGCGACCGGAGCCGTGACCGCAGCAGGTCCAGGTGAGTGCTGCAGCACAGACGCAAAAGTGAGTCCTGTTGGACCGGCCCTTAACAACATGAACATGTGCTTTGCCTTTTGTTGCTCTCAGCAACACAAGTGCAGTCTACCCGCTGAAATAGTTTAAGTTTGTTTCCCTAGATAGAAGAACTTGTATAGTTTCTCAAGTtgtatttacttttttagaatGTCAAGGTTGTTTTCAGTTTGCGAGGGCTAAAAAACTACAACTTTGATCGGACAGTTTCGGCCTGGCAAAACCCTTTGAGGCAAAGTGCAGTAGAATCCATAGTCTGAAGAAACTTCTGATGGAAGCCTTTAGGGTTTCAGATGCGTAGACAGGCCTTGATCTACCCTGAGGGTGTAGCATCTGTCCGTCTTTGTGATGGAAACGTTGATGTCATCTCCGTCTCCCGTTTGTGTTCAAGGGAGCGTAACcgggaagagaagaagagagaccgggaggaggatgaggaggaggcgtACGAACGGCGCAAACTTGAGAGGAAGCTCAGGGAGAAGGAGGCCGCCTACCAAGAGGTACTTTTTATACCCTTTCAACTTTCTATTACCCAACCCCAAGGACAAAAGCAGGGTTTATGGCTAAAATAGTCAGCCTGAGAAAATGATTGGAGGCCAGCTCATGGGTGTAGAAAGAAAGTAGTTTCACCATGAAGTATTATTGTTACTGGTATATGCTTTTTTGTCCATGTGaactgcatatatatatatatatatatatatatatatatatatatatatgtgtatgtatatatatatatatatatatatatatatatatatatatatatatatatatatatatatatatatatatatatatatataaatggagCACTGAAGGGTAAAAAGCTTGGAGTTGAATAGGACATCTGTACAGATAAGTCCACTGGGGAGTTCAGAGTGTTCACTGGATGTGCACTTTGGAGACATGCCAAATGAACAGTGTGACCTGTGATCCTACAGCGGCTGAAGAACTGGGAGatcagggagaggaagaaagcgCGGGATTACAGCAAAGATGCTGAAAGAGAAGATGAGCGACGTCGAGAAATGGTAAGAAAAATCCCACATGCGTGTATGTATTTGATCAAGTACCAGGACTGTGGTACGTCATGATACAGATACCTATTTCCTTTTGTGTCTGGGTGCCATTTTATCCATGTGACCCCTCAGGCTAAAGAGGCCAAACGGCTGAAGGAGTTTTTGGAGGATTACGACGATGATCGGGACGACCCAAAATACTACAGGTTGGTCCACTCATTGGGCTTTGAGCTTAAGTTGTTTGTGAATAACCAAGAGCTATGGCCACAGCAATGTTCCAGTCTATAGTCAATGTAGCTATGATGGGAATTGTACAGGAAGAGATTGATTTCAGGGTCTATTTTGTCAACTTTTCCCAGTGTAGTTGACATACAGTTACCAAGAGAGGATGATCAGTTTGATAATCAAAAAAACTTCCAATGATTCATTAATTGATGAATTTGGCCAAACAAATATTCAAAGATTTATTAAAAACACTAATGATGAGTTTGTTATAGAATCTTTTTGAGACTTCCTTACCTATCAGCTTTGGCATCTAAAGATGTTCTGTAAGTGGAGAAGATATGCATAGAACTGTAATGTTGTCAAGAAAAGTGGAAATGACATGAAGTTGACCTGTTCCCTAACTTGTCCACCAGGGGGAGTGCTCTTCAGAAGCGCACGAGGGACCGCGAGAAGGAGCAGGAGCTGGACGAGCGGGACCGTAAGCGAGAGAAGGAAGAGCATGAGGAGATCCGGCAGAGGTTGCTGGCTGAGGGACATCCAGACCCTGATGCTGAGCTCCAGAGGGTGGGTACAACGGAGGCACTCTGCTAATGCAGTTTACACCCTAAGATGTGCTGTGTGAATTAGGTAGATGCTTTAAGAGAACATTCTGGATGGAGTAGGTTTACATTCAATGGTGTTATTTTATTAAAAGCTTATTATTGGATACCAAAACATAAGATTAATCTTGTCTTAAATGCATCAACAGTAGGAATGATGAGGTGTTAGAAAGTGAATGAAAACTTGACTCTCGACATAGTTGCCCCATTGTTGTGATCTGCCTGCAAGCCATCATACGTTGCCGAAGTCGAAGCCAGTTCAAGTGTAGCTTCAGGCTAATACTTTCATTGGATGTGGTACAGCCACcctgtgtgttttgatatccaTTGTTAAAACAACTGTCTTATGGCAGCACATAGCAGATACTCTGTTTCTGATGATTAGAGGGCGGGAATGTGGCATAATTTTTTCAGCATCTTGCAGCATTGGATTCTAGTTTGACTGAGGCCTCTGGTCCGTGTGCAGATGGAGCGTGAGGCGGAGCAGCGGCGGCAGCCTCCCCCGAAGCCCGAGGAGCCCGAGGAGGCGCCCAGGGAGCGCGGCCACAGGGAGCAGCGCGAGCGCGAACGAGAGCGCGACAGGGACAGGGACCGGGAAAGGGACCGGGACCGAGAACGCGAGCGTGAACGGGAGCGTGAACGCGAGCACCGGTCTGCAGGCGAGCGGGCTGCCCCTCCTCGTTCTGACCACCGGTCTGCAGATGACGAGGATGTAGACGATGGGCCGGACGATGAGGAAGACgtcggggaggaggaggaggaggaggaggaggaggatgcttCCGAGGTCAAGCCCTGCCTGAAGCCCACGCTCCGGCCAATCACCTCGGCGCCGTCCATCTCCTCCGCCAGTGGCAATGGCACACCCCTCACACCCGGCAACGAGTCGCCCTGCGGCATCATCATCCCCCATGAGAACTCGCCGGAAGCCCAGCCTACTGAGGAGCACCGGCCAAAGATCGGCCTCAGCCTCAAGCTAGGTGAGAGGAGCACTCATGGGACAGCAGGCTTACTGCATGGTCGATAAATGCTGTATTCATTTGAGAATGGTCTCAAAGGCAAAGTTAATGTTTCCAATTttgcagataaaaaaaaaaaaacactaattcTTTACAAAATTATTCTAGGAACCAACTCAAGTTAGAAAAAGGACAAAATAGTCAAATCCTCTGTAATTGAGCAAAATCGCACATCCTCTGGCTAGTGAAATGTGAAAGCTCAGTGCCGTTATCTTGGGTGTTCTGAACTCTTAATCTTTAAACTAGTCGTGTGACGACAAGTCGGCATCAGATAAGCTTTGCCAGAAAGATTCTTATCAGTTGAGAAGCTGAGAAATGGAGTTGTGGAGAGCCTGATACAACACTGTGAGCGATGCTGGGGGGAGTTAACCCTGTGACCCTTTCCTCTTGTCTGTTCATCAGGAGCCGCAGGCAGCCCTGGTCAGCCACACGTGGTCAAGCGCAAGAAGCTTGCGACAGTGGACAGTGTCTTCAACCGCTTCGATGAGGAAGAGGAATCGGAGGCGCCCCGCAAGCGGAAGCTGGTGCCGCTGGACTACGGCGAGGACGACCGCGGCGGCAACCTGGGACTGGACGGTCTGGACGTGAGCGCGACCAAGGGCGGCGCCAACAGCGAAGAGAAGCGCCGGCACATCAAGAGCCTGATCGAGAAGATCCCCACGGCCAAGACGGAGCTCTTCTCCTACCCACTGGACTGGTCCATAGTAGACTCGGTGAGGCTGCCGACAACTCTCTGCTAACATGTGCACAAGCTGGCGCAGTGGAATTGGCTTCTGATTGAGTGCGTTGTGTTTCCCCCACAGACTCTAATGGAGCGGCGGATTAGGCCATGGATCAACAAGAAGATCATCGAGTACATTGGCGAGGAGGAGGCCACTCTGGTTGACTTTGTGTGCTCCAAGGTTAGAATGAAAGTGACTCACAAAAATAAttagtgatttattattagttAATTATTAATGAATAATTAGTCAATCTTATTCAGTCCTGTTTCCAGTGACTGGCATTGTGAGTACTGTGTCATGCCCTATGGATGTGTAATGTGTTGCCCTGCTTCACAGGTGATGGCGCACAGCACCCCACAAACTATACTCGATGATGTTGCCATGGTGAGTCCTTAACTCATTCAGTTCCATTAGTTTTTAAACATGAATACAAAtcatgtgtgttttaatgtgtatGATGACAACATTGATTAATACTGTTACTGTCTGTGGTCTCTTTAAAGGTGCTGGATGAGGAAGCTGAGGTCTTCATAGTGAAAATGTGGCGGCTGCTGATTTATGAAACTGAGGCCAAGAAGATAGGCCTGGTGAAGTAAAGGTTCCGGTTAGAGGGGCGAAGTCTGTCTGCCCTGCCTGTGCCCTCCCCCCCCAGACTATTTATTTAACCCCATGCAGACTATGGGTCCTCAGAAACGGCACGACCACAAGAGCATGGGCCTACACACCCCTGTCCTGCTAGAGAGAAAGCTCCTGTACAaagtggtgtgtatgtatgtatggtatgtatttgtgtgtgtgcgtgtgtttttgtgtgcgtgcacatgtggttgggtgtgcgtgtgtgtgtgtgtgtgtgtgtgtgtgtgtgtgtgtgtgtgtgtgtgtgtgtgtgtgtgtgtgtgtgtgtgtgtgttaaagggagagagatgttAATGTGGAAGTGCTAAAATGTGACCTGGCTCCATGGCCAATCTGTTGGCCAAATAGGGGTGAGATGGACTATGGCCTGTTGcggtttctttttttaaatatggCTCCTGCCACCAAAGTTCAGCCTTCTCCGCCATGCACTTGCTTCCAGTTTGGATGATCGATGAGCACTCAGGGCGACTCTTCTGACAGGTGTCACTAAGAGGACTGCCCTGGTTTATCATGGTCTGTATTTATAATGAGCTTGGCAGGAGGCCCACCCAGATCATTGGAGAGACCGGATGAAAGTTTGTTTTGGAATGTGGGGTCTGTCTTTGAAATGTTTTGGTTTTTGAGAAATATGGGTGCTTTGCACTCTGACCCACAAGACTTTTGTGTCCATAGTAAGTGTCCATGACTATAAAATTAAATAATGCTTTCCTAAATGCGCTCCAAGCATTTTATTCCCAACTGAGTTGGTGTGACCTAATGGGCTGTGcagcatgacatgacaaaattaACTTCATTGCCTTTGTAATAAGTAGACCTCTTCAATCCTGGTAGTGTTTTAACACCTAATGTGCATATGTCATTCACTTCACCACTCATCTAATTAATTAGTGTTTGAATCGCTCCAGGATATTAGTTAATGAGACAGCTGGCTATGAGCTGTATGATTCAAACATGTATCTAAAGAGAAGTGAACACAGAGACGAACAGGAGATTTTCTTTACTAGGAATGTTGATGGTGTGTGGGTTTGTCGAATAGAAGTTTTACTTTTATTGATCTTCAATCAATATGAAATCTAAAGTATAGCACAACGTAGCAGCCAGTGGAGTGGGGAGATGTCTGTGCTCAGGCCTGTACTCTAGCACAGGGCCGGTATGGACACTCTACACATGTTCTGCTCAAGAACACTGTAATCACACTGCTTTCAGTCAGATGTGCACCAAGCAAGGTTAGACTGGGGACGTGCTGGACAATGTACACAGGGAGCAGCATTGGTAAAAACCTTCCCCATCAGAAAATAGTTCAACGCAAAAGTATTTCAGGTATTTGTACCCTGGGGGTGACTATTTTGGCGAAAGGTAATTAaggatattttttatatatatttaaaggaCGAGAAATACGAACGAAATCGGATGTTCAATAATCATTAATGAATTGCACTCAGTTTTGCCGCATAGCTTCTGATGAGCCAGCGGATGGCGCAATTTGAGCGAACAGGCGTGGTGTTGCCCTCAATAACACAAGTCCACTACTGTTTTTGAATGCTGTTGAAGTAGCAGTAACGCTGCCTGATCTCGCCGCTGTGAATATGGTTTCCTAATCATAGCATCTACATAGCCTACACTTTTGCCATCAATAGGCCTACACGAGATAGCAGTCTTCAGTACAATATTTTTCAAATATAACTTTACAATCGTGTGTGTCCTTGGAATGGTGATTATATTTAAATTGTTTCCTGTATGTATAGACTATCCT
It encodes:
- the rbm25a gene encoding RNA-binding protein 25 isoform X2, with protein sequence MYLSTNMSYPPHLNRIPQLPPGIPPPQFGGYPPTVPPGAPMIPVHMGIMTPAPTVLVPSTVSVTQKPTVVRKEAITTQAKGTEESSNNTNTTATTGGPTTTVFVGNISEKASDMLVRQLLSKCGLVLSWKRVQGASGKLQAFGFCEYKEPESTLRALRLLHELQIGDKKLLVKVDAKTKAQLDEWKAKKRNANGAAKPEDSTKDEDDEEESLDEETKRRDQTVKGAIEGLIREYSSELNAPSQDSDSHPRKKRKEKKEEEDINAIEMEEDKRDLISREISKFRDTHKKLEEEKEKERLELERERRERDKERERERERRDREREKERERERLKEREKERERERERDRDRDREWERNKEREREREREREERSRDRSRDRSRSRERNREEKKRDREEDEEEAYERRKLERKLREKEAAYQERLKNWEIRERKKARDYSKDAEREDERRREMAKEAKRLKEFLEDYDDDRDDPKYYRGSALQKRTRDREKEQELDERDRKREKEEHEEIRQRLLAEGHPDPDAELQRMEREAEQRRQPPPKPEEPEEAPRERGHREQRERERERDRDRDRERDRDREREREREREREHRSAGERAAPPRSDHRSADDEDVDDGPDDEEDVGEEEEEEEEEDASEVKPCLKPTLRPITSAPSISSASGNGTPLTPGNESPCGIIIPHENSPEAQPTEEHRPKIGLSLKLGAAGSPGQPHVVKRKKLATVDSVFNRFDEEEESEAPRKRKLVPLDYGEDDRGGNLGLDGLDVSATKGGANSEEKRRHIKSLIEKIPTAKTELFSYPLDWSIVDSTLMERRIRPWINKKIIEYIGEEEATLVDFVCSKVMAHSTPQTILDDVAMVLDEEAEVFIVKMWRLLIYETEAKKIGLVK
- the rbm25a gene encoding RNA-binding protein 25 isoform X3 — protein: MSYPPHLNRIPQLPPGIPPPQFGGYPPTVPPGAPMIPVHMGIMTPAPTVLVPSTVSVTQKPTVVRKEAITTQAKGTEESSNNTNTTATTGGPTTTVFVGNISEKASDMLVRQLLSKCGLVLSWKRVQGASGKLQGKNKTAFGFCEYKEPESTLRALRLLHELQIGDKKLLVKVDAKTKAQLDEWKAKKRNANGAAKPEDSTKDEDDEEESLDEETKRRDQTVKGAIEGLIREYSSELNAPSQDSDSHPRKKRKEKKEEEDINAIEMEEDKRDLISREISKFRDTHKKLEEEKEKERLELERERRERDKERERERERRDREREKERERERLKEREKERERERERDRDRDREWERNKEREREREREREERSRDRSRDRSRSRERNREEKKRDREEDEEEAYERRKLERKLREKEAAYQERLKNWEIRERKKARDYSKDAEREDERRREMAKEAKRLKEFLEDYDDDRDDPKYYRGSALQKRTRDREKEQELDERDRKREKEEHEEIRQRLLAEGHPDPDAELQRMEREAEQRRQPPPKPEEPEEAPRERGHREQRERERERDRDRDRERDRDREREREREREREHRSAGERAAPPRSDHRSADDEDVDDGPDDEEDVGEEEEEEEEEDASEVKPCLKPTLRPITSAPSISSASGNGTPLTPGNESPCGIIIPHENSPEAQPTEEHRPKIGLSLKLGAAGSPGQPHVVKRKKLATVDSVFNRFDEEEESEAPRKRKLVPLDYGEDDRGGNLGLDGLDVSATKGGANSEEKRRHIKSLIEKIPTAKTELFSYPLDWSIVDSTLMERRIRPWINKKIIEYIGEEEATLVDFVCSKVMAHSTPQTILDDVAMVLDEEAEVFIVKMWRLLIYETEAKKIGLVK
- the rbm25a gene encoding RNA-binding protein 25 isoform X1, with protein sequence MYLSTNMSYPPHLNRIPQLPPGIPPPQFGGYPPTVPPGAPMIPVHMGIMTPAPTVLVPSTVSVTQKPTVVRKEAITTQAKGTEESSNNTNTTATTGGPTTTVFVGNISEKASDMLVRQLLSKCGLVLSWKRVQGASGKLQGKNKTAFGFCEYKEPESTLRALRLLHELQIGDKKLLVKVDAKTKAQLDEWKAKKRNANGAAKPEDSTKDEDDEEESLDEETKRRDQTVKGAIEGLIREYSSELNAPSQDSDSHPRKKRKEKKEEEDINAIEMEEDKRDLISREISKFRDTHKKLEEEKEKERLELERERRERDKERERERERRDREREKERERERLKEREKERERERERDRDRDREWERNKEREREREREREERSRDRSRDRSRSRERNREEKKRDREEDEEEAYERRKLERKLREKEAAYQERLKNWEIRERKKARDYSKDAEREDERRREMAKEAKRLKEFLEDYDDDRDDPKYYRGSALQKRTRDREKEQELDERDRKREKEEHEEIRQRLLAEGHPDPDAELQRMEREAEQRRQPPPKPEEPEEAPRERGHREQRERERERDRDRDRERDRDREREREREREREHRSAGERAAPPRSDHRSADDEDVDDGPDDEEDVGEEEEEEEEEDASEVKPCLKPTLRPITSAPSISSASGNGTPLTPGNESPCGIIIPHENSPEAQPTEEHRPKIGLSLKLGAAGSPGQPHVVKRKKLATVDSVFNRFDEEEESEAPRKRKLVPLDYGEDDRGGNLGLDGLDVSATKGGANSEEKRRHIKSLIEKIPTAKTELFSYPLDWSIVDSTLMERRIRPWINKKIIEYIGEEEATLVDFVCSKVMAHSTPQTILDDVAMVLDEEAEVFIVKMWRLLIYETEAKKIGLVK